The DNA sequence TCCCGGCATGACGTTCTGAATAGTCCTCCCCGGGGGCCCTATCCTACCAGCACGGCTTCGCTGCGGGCAATTTCGGCCATGATTTCGTACACCGCCTCGGGCGTTTCGGCGTCCACGAGGCGGGTGCGCCAGGCCTTGGCGCCCTCCAGGCCGCGGAAGTAGTGGGCGTAGTGGCGGCGCATCTCGAAAATACCCACCCGGGGGCCCTTCCATTCCACGCTGCGGTCGAAGTGCATCTGGCACATAGCAACCCGCTCCTCCAGCGTAGGCGGGGCCAGCAGGGCCCCGGTGGCCACGTAGTGCTTGATTTCGCGGAAAATCCAGGGGTAGCCGATGCTGGCGCGGCCCACCATCACGCCGTCCACACCGTAGCGGTTTTTGTACTCCAGCGCCTTTTCGGGCGTCGTAATGTCGCCGTTGCCGAAGATGGGGATGTGGATGCGCGGGTTGTCCTTGATGCGGGCAATCAGCCGCCAATCGGCCTCGCCCTTATACAGTTGCACCCGCGTACGGCCATGAACCGTGAGGGCGGCGATGCCGATGTCTTGCAGGCGCTCGGCCACGTCCTCCACGTTTTTGGTGCCCTCATCCCAGCCCAAGCGGGTTTTCACCGTCACGGGCAGGTGGGTGTTCCTAATGACGGCGGCGGTCATTTCCACCATCTTCGGAATGTCGCGCAGCAGGGCCGCGCCGGCGCCGCGGCAGGCCACCTGCTTCACCGGGCAGCCGTAGTTGATGTCGATGAGGTCGGGGCCCGCCTCGGTGCTGATGGCGGCGCACTCGCCCATCGTTTCCACGTCGGAGCCAAAGAGCTGAATGCCAATGGGCCGCTCGTAATCAAACACATCCAGCTTCTTGCGGCTTTTGGCCGCGGCCCGGATGAGGCCCTCCGACGAGATGAACTCGGTATACATCAGGTCGGCCCCGTTGGCCTTGCACACGGCGCGGAAGGGCGGGTCGCTCACGTCCTCCATGGGCGCGAGCAAGAGCGGAAAATCAGGAAGCTGGATGTTGGGACCGATGTTGACCACGGGGATAAGGGGAATTCAATTAGGCGGTCATGCTCATCTGGCGTCCGCGTAGCCGAAGCATCTCGCCCGCTCACTAACTAGCCGATTAGATTAGTTGAGCAGTGGAGATGCTTCGGCTACGCGGACGCCAGATGAGCATGACGGCCTAAGTTGGTGAGCGTTGCTTTAAGCAAGCCTAAATTAAATCTGGGGTAAATTTACAACCTCCCGAACTTGCCCGCCGCCATGAAAGGTTTCCCTGCCCGCCCTATGCACCCGCTTTTGCAAATCCTAGCGCTGGTGGGCCTGGCCTTCGCCGGCCTGTGCCTGGGCAGTTTTGGGGCCTTGGCGCTGGTGTCGGCGCTGTTTGGAACGGCCAGCCTTGGGCAGGCAGGCGCCGACCCCGGCGGCACCCCCCACGGCTGGGCCGTGCTGATGCTGACCCAGGGCTTCATGCTGGCGGGCCTGGGCGCCGGCGCGGCCGTCATGCCCCGGGTTGTGGGCCAGTCGTGGGCGGACTACTTCGCGCCGCGCCGCCTGGGCAGCGTGGGCTGGCCACTGGCCGCGGGGGCCCTCATTCTGGTACTTATTCCAATCATGTCGGTGCTGGTGGCGTGGAACGCGGATGTGCATTTCCCCGCCTTTCTGCACGGCTTTGAAGTGTGGGCGCGGGACAGTGAAAACCGCGCCGGGGCCCTCACCAAGTTCCTGACGCAGTTCGGCACCGTGGGGCGGCTGGTGGTGGGCGTGGTCGTCATTGCCGTGGTGCCGGCCGTGGCCGAGGAGCTGGTGTTCCGGGGCGTAATCCAACAGAACCTGGTGCGCTGGTTTGGGTCGCGGCACGCGGGCGTGTGGGTGGCGGCGGCTATTTTCAGCGCCATTCACTTCCAGTTTTTCGGGTTCGTGCCGCGTTTCGTGCTGGGGCTCATTTTGGGCTACTTATACGAGTGGAGCGGCAACATCCTGGTGCCCATGGCGGCGCACTTCACCAATAATGCCTTCCAGCTGGTGCTGCTGTACCTGGTGCAGCGCGGGGCTTTTGGCTGGAACACGGCCTTCGACCCCGATA is a window from the Hymenobacter nivis genome containing:
- the dusB gene encoding tRNA dihydrouridine synthase DusB, with the translated sequence MVNIGPNIQLPDFPLLLAPMEDVSDPPFRAVCKANGADLMYTEFISSEGLIRAAAKSRKKLDVFDYERPIGIQLFGSDVETMGECAAISTEAGPDLIDINYGCPVKQVACRGAGAALLRDIPKMVEMTAAVIRNTHLPVTVKTRLGWDEGTKNVEDVAERLQDIGIAALTVHGRTRVQLYKGEADWRLIARIKDNPRIHIPIFGNGDITTPEKALEYKNRYGVDGVMVGRASIGYPWIFREIKHYVATGALLAPPTLEERVAMCQMHFDRSVEWKGPRVGIFEMRRHYAHYFRGLEGAKAWRTRLVDAETPEAVYEIMAEIARSEAVLVG
- a CDS encoding CPBP family intramembrane glutamic endopeptidase, with product MHPLLQILALVGLAFAGLCLGSFGALALVSALFGTASLGQAGADPGGTPHGWAVLMLTQGFMLAGLGAGAAVMPRVVGQSWADYFAPRRLGSVGWPLAAGALILVLIPIMSVLVAWNADVHFPAFLHGFEVWARDSENRAGALTKFLTQFGTVGRLVVGVVVIAVVPAVAEELVFRGVIQQNLVRWFGSRHAGVWVAAAIFSAIHFQFFGFVPRFVLGLILGYLYEWSGNILVPMAAHFTNNAFQLVLLYLVQRGAFGWNTAFDPDSTAALPWPLALASAVLAGGLLWGLRQRMGPPRQMRTVSRQGVAAGPGQPRP